From one Dermacentor andersoni chromosome 1, qqDerAnde1_hic_scaffold, whole genome shotgun sequence genomic stretch:
- the LOC126546920 gene encoding uncharacterized protein isoform X1 has product MSTTPPPPTTLPVPSTLLPAPKPLDTSDDAWLGWRTWKSEFELFATATQLTKQPTDVQAATFLVSIGEEGRKAFSTFKFDADEDRNDVKVLIKKFEDYYKPANNLTLHEFRFGSRDQKEGEPFNDWLIELKILAKNCEFGLLEDRMLRSRIVLGVQDKRLQQKLLAENPSYQKTVEICRIEEQGKQHFQEISAATGGAQTTIVNSVAREKKLCSRCGYQMHLGGNCPARGKNCTKCGAQNHFAQVCKSVGATHNASRPGKELREVRAETDDFFLEGLAINSLEVDKWTATVYIEGQPVTCKLDTGANCCVISKNELERLPAKPKEACKVTLTAFFGHRTTAQAKVKLLLYANNKKCEEQFFVVEHDLPVTLSGAVAERLGFIYRIQKVSSEELYRPAQPFADVFSGLGQLKGVEYSMKLKPGSAGTVVPARRVPIALQDKVLAELQRMEQQGVITKAEVHYLGHILTTQGLRIDPERVQDILEIPEPKTSKQLQIFLGTMNYVQRFIPNMSVLTEPLRELLRKDNAWVWTEKQQASFEALCQALITAPILSYFDPKKAVTLSVDASQSGVGAVLMQDGHPVAFSSRSLTEAQQRYAQIEKETLAIVHGCTKFHDYIFGQADVIVETDHRPLIPIFTKPLHQCPLRLQRMRLRLQRYAITLQYKPDKELFLADALPRFPNKMALQEEAEQFQVNVLDYVSASEHRLKTLRDATNEDPALIIIREYAETAWPEHKHGVPEPGRPYCREEVHAQDGLVFRSNKVIIPKSKRAEIMQLLHAAHAGADKMKARASSVMFWPNMSADINQFCKTCKVCQMHQPRNQKMPLLSHDVPTLPWESVGVDLFHYGGREFAVMVDFYSFFFEVRELRHTTSNALKTWCAQVFLVHGLPQKLYSDNGPPFSSSDFLRKLDVVHVTSSPYHPRSNGMAERAVQEAKKLLKKCSFRTPDFEIALLEWRNTPRDPVLKSPVQRLMGRQTRTLLPVPTIHLEPEAIPSKEVHDRLQTIRRRQKIHYDRSARNLSPLTPGQRVTTYDTLQRTWAPAIVLRPAATPRSTIVKTEDGHEIRRTREHLREAAPQPEPESTSQGPSEDDLQSGQQQLRRSTRLRREPCRYPLPDETSRPYHH; this is encoded by the exons ATGTCGACGACACCACCCCCGCCTACGACGCTGCCAGTTCCATCGACTCTACTACCGGCGCCGAAACCCCTGGATACGTCAGACGACGCCTGGCTTGGTTGGAGAACATGGAAGAGTGAGTTCGAACTGTTTGCCACTGCTACTCAATTGACTAAGCAGCCAACCGATGTGCAGGCAGCAACATTTCTCGTGAGCATAGGCGAAGAAGGCAGGAAAGCATTCAGCACTTTCAAGTTTGACGCGGACGAGGACAGAAATGACGTCAAAGTTTTGATCAAGAAATTCGAGGACTACTACAAGCCAGCAAACAACTTAACCCTCCACGAATTCCGCTTTGGTTCAAGGGACCAGAAAGAAGGCGAACCATTTAATGACTGGTTGATCGAACTGAAAATTTTAGCCAAGAACTGTGAATTCGGACTTCTAGAAGACCGTATGCTACGCAGCCGTATCGTTCTAGGCGTCCAAGACAAGCGTTTGCAGCAGAAACTATTAGCGGAAAACCCTTCTTACCAAAAAACGGTAGAAATTTGCCGCATTGAAGAGCAAGGGAAGCAGCACTTCCAAGAGATAAGCGCAGCAACAGGCGGAGCGCAAACTACGATAGTGAACTCGGTTGCGAGGGAAAAGAAGCTGTGCAGTAGGTGTGGCTACCAGATGCATCTTGGTGGAAATTGTCCAGCGAGAGGAAAGAATTGCACGAAGTGCGGTGCACAGAACCATTTTGCCCAGGTTTGCAAATCAGTCGGCGCCACGCATAACGCCAGCCGTCCAGGAAAAGAGCTACGGGAGGTACGGGCCGAGACAGACGATTTTTTTCTTGAGGGGCTAGCGATAAACTCGCTTGAAGTTGATAAATGGACAGCAACAGTTTACATCGAAGGCCAACCTGTCACGTGCAAACTGGACACAGGAGCGAACTGTTGCGTTATCTCCAAAAACGAGCTGGAAAGGTTACCTGCTAAGCCAAAGGAAGCCTGCAAGGTGACTCTAACAGCGTTCTTTGGTCACAGGACTACGGCACAAGCAAAAGTCAAGCTTCTGCTTTACGCTAACAACAAAAAATGCGAAGAACAATTTTTCGTCGTCGAGCACGATCTTCCAGTCACGCTCAGCGGGGCAGTCGCAGAACGCCTGGGGTTTATATACCGCATACAGAAAGTCTCCAGTGAAGAACTATATCGCCCAGCCCAACCTTTCGCAGATGTTTTCAGCGGGCTAGGACAACTGAAAGGCGTGGAGTACTCGATGAAGCTGAAACCCGGCAGCGCGGGAACCGTCGTGCCTGCTAGGAGGGTCCCCATCGCCCTGCAAGACAAAGTTCTGGCAGAACTGCAGCGCATGGAGCAGCAGGGCGTCATTACAAAG GCGGAGGTTCACTACTTGGGACACATCCTCACTACGCAAGGCCTGCGCATCGACCCGGAGCGTGTTCAGGACATTCTGGAAATACCCGAGCCTAAGACCAGTAAGCAACTGCAAATTTTTCTCGGCACAATGAACTATGTACAGCGTTTCATTCCCAACATGTCTGTCTTGACGGAACCGCTAAGAGAACTACTGAGAAAAGATAACGCATGGGTCTGGACAGAAAAACAACAGGCCAGTTTTGAAGCACTGTGCCAGGCACTGATAACAGCGCCGATTCTTTCCTACTTCGACCCGAAGAAGGCAGTCACGCTTTCTGTCGATGCTAGCCAGTCGGGCGTAGGGGCTGTTTTGATGCAAGACGGCCATCCCGTAGCCTTCTCGTCCAGATCTCTAACAGAGGCACAACAGCGTTATGCGCagattgaaaaagaaacgcttgCGATAGTACATGGGTGCACGAAGTTCCATGATTATATTTTCGGCCAAGCAGACGTGATCGTCGAAACGGATCACCGGCCTTTGATACCGATCTTCACCAAGCCCCTGCATCAGTGCCCGCTTCGTTTGCAGCGAATGCGCCTCCGCTTGCAGCGTTACGCAATAACTTTGCAATACAAACCGGATAAAGAGCTATTCCTAGCGGACGCGTTACCGCGGTTTCCTAATAAGATGGCACTGCAAGAAGAAGCCGAGCAGTTTCAAGTGAATGTGCTTGACTATGTTTCAGCGTCGGAACACCGCTTGAAAACCTTGCGGGATGCGACAAACGAGGATCCGGCACTGATCATCATCCGTGAATACGCAGAGACGGCGTGGCCGGAGCACAAGCATGGTGTCCCAGAGCCGGGAAGGCCATACTGCAGGGAAGAAGTTCACGCACAAGATGGGCTAGTCTTCCGAAGCAACAAGGTAATTATACCGAAATCGAAACGGGCAGAGATCATGCAGCTCCTCCACGCAGCGCATGCTGGAGCAGATAAGATGAAAGCGAGGGCCAGCAGTGTAATGTTTTGGCCAAATATGTCCGCAGATATTAATCAGTTTTGCAAGACCTGCAAGGTATGCCAAATGCACCAGCCACGAAACCAGAAAATGCCCCTTTTGAGCCATGATGTTCCGACCCTGCCATGGGAGTCCGTAGGCGTGGATCTGTTTCACTATGGCGGTCGGGAGTTCGCCGTCATGGTTGACTTCTATTCCTTTTTCTTCGAAGTCCGAGAACTTCGCCACACCACGTCTAATGCGCTCAAGACTTGGTGTGCACAAGTTTTTTTGGTGCATGGGCTGCCACAGAAGCTGTATAGTGACAATGGGCCCCCCTTCAGTAGCTCAGATTTTTTGAGAAAACTAGACGTTGTGCATGTCACGTCAAGTCCATATCACCCGCGTTCTAATGGCATGGCGGAAAGAGCTGTTCAGGAGGCCaaaaagctgctcaaaaagtgCTCTTTTCGCACACCAGATTTTGAAATTGCTCTGCTTGAGTGGCGTAATACCCCCAGGGACCCAGTTCTGAAGTCTCCTGTGCAGAGGCTCATGGGGCGGCAGACCCGGACCCTCCTGCCGGTACCAACAATTCACCTGGAGCCAGAGGCCATACCCAGCAAGGAGGTCCACGACCGTCTCCAGACGATCCGGCGCCGGCAAAAGATCCACTACGACCGCAGCGCCAGGAACCTTTCCCCGCTGACTCCGGGACAACGTGTAACGACGTACGACACTCTCCAGAGAACCTGGGCTCCAGCTATTGTTCTAAGGCCAGCCGCAACGCCAAGATCTACGATTGTGAAGACCGAAGACGGCCATGAAATCCGTCGCACAAGAGAACACCTGCGGGAGGCAGCACCTCAACCGGAGCCAGAATCAACCTCGCAGGGGCCTTCAGAAGACGACCTCCAGTCTGGACAACAGCAGTTACGCAGGAGCACAAGATTGCGTCGGGAACCCTGTCGATACCCGTTGCCAGATGAAACTTCTAGACCTTATCATCATTAA
- the LOC126546920 gene encoding uncharacterized protein isoform X2 encodes MSTTPPPPTTLPVPSTLLPAPKPLDTSDDAWLGWRTWKSEFELFATATQLTKQPTDVQAATFLVSIGEEGRKAFSTFKFDADEDRNDVKVLIKKFEDYYKPANNLTLHEFRFGSRDQKEGEPFNDWLIELKILAKNCEFGLLEDRMLRSRIVLGVQDKRLQQKLLAENPSYQKTVEICRIEEQGKQHFQEISAATGGAQTTIVNSVAREKKLCSRCGYQMHLGGNCPARGKNCTKCGAQNHFAQVCKSVGATHNASRPGKELREVRAETDDFFLEGLAINSLEVDKWTATVYIEGQPVTCKLDTGANCCVISKNELERLPAKPKEACKVTLTAFFGHRTTAQAKVKLLLYANNKKCEEQFFVVEHDLPVTLSGAVAERLGFIYRIQKVSSEELYRPAQPFADVFSGLGQLKGVEYSMKLKPGSAGTVVPARRVPIALQDKVLAELQRMEQQGVITKAEVHYLGHILTTQGLRIDPERVQDILEIPEPKTKTAWPEHKHGVPEPGRPYCREEVHAQDGLVFRSNKVIIPKSKRAEIMQLLHAAHAGADKMKARASSVMFWPNMSADINQFCKTCKVCQMHQPRNQKMPLLSHDVPTLPWESVGVDLFHYGGREFAVMVDFYSFFFEVRELRHTTSNALKTWCAQVFLVHGLPQKLYSDNGPPFSSSDFLRKLDVVHVTSSPYHPRSNGMAERAVQEAKKLLKKCSFRTPDFEIALLEWRNTPRDPVLKSPVQRLMGRQTRTLLPVPTIHLEPEAIPSKEVHDRLQTIRRRQKIHYDRSARNLSPLTPGQRVTTYDTLQRTWAPAIVLRPAATPRSTIVKTEDGHEIRRTREHLREAAPQPEPESTSQGPSEDDLQSGQQQLRRSTRLRREPCRYPLPDETSRPYHH; translated from the exons ATGTCGACGACACCACCCCCGCCTACGACGCTGCCAGTTCCATCGACTCTACTACCGGCGCCGAAACCCCTGGATACGTCAGACGACGCCTGGCTTGGTTGGAGAACATGGAAGAGTGAGTTCGAACTGTTTGCCACTGCTACTCAATTGACTAAGCAGCCAACCGATGTGCAGGCAGCAACATTTCTCGTGAGCATAGGCGAAGAAGGCAGGAAAGCATTCAGCACTTTCAAGTTTGACGCGGACGAGGACAGAAATGACGTCAAAGTTTTGATCAAGAAATTCGAGGACTACTACAAGCCAGCAAACAACTTAACCCTCCACGAATTCCGCTTTGGTTCAAGGGACCAGAAAGAAGGCGAACCATTTAATGACTGGTTGATCGAACTGAAAATTTTAGCCAAGAACTGTGAATTCGGACTTCTAGAAGACCGTATGCTACGCAGCCGTATCGTTCTAGGCGTCCAAGACAAGCGTTTGCAGCAGAAACTATTAGCGGAAAACCCTTCTTACCAAAAAACGGTAGAAATTTGCCGCATTGAAGAGCAAGGGAAGCAGCACTTCCAAGAGATAAGCGCAGCAACAGGCGGAGCGCAAACTACGATAGTGAACTCGGTTGCGAGGGAAAAGAAGCTGTGCAGTAGGTGTGGCTACCAGATGCATCTTGGTGGAAATTGTCCAGCGAGAGGAAAGAATTGCACGAAGTGCGGTGCACAGAACCATTTTGCCCAGGTTTGCAAATCAGTCGGCGCCACGCATAACGCCAGCCGTCCAGGAAAAGAGCTACGGGAGGTACGGGCCGAGACAGACGATTTTTTTCTTGAGGGGCTAGCGATAAACTCGCTTGAAGTTGATAAATGGACAGCAACAGTTTACATCGAAGGCCAACCTGTCACGTGCAAACTGGACACAGGAGCGAACTGTTGCGTTATCTCCAAAAACGAGCTGGAAAGGTTACCTGCTAAGCCAAAGGAAGCCTGCAAGGTGACTCTAACAGCGTTCTTTGGTCACAGGACTACGGCACAAGCAAAAGTCAAGCTTCTGCTTTACGCTAACAACAAAAAATGCGAAGAACAATTTTTCGTCGTCGAGCACGATCTTCCAGTCACGCTCAGCGGGGCAGTCGCAGAACGCCTGGGGTTTATATACCGCATACAGAAAGTCTCCAGTGAAGAACTATATCGCCCAGCCCAACCTTTCGCAGATGTTTTCAGCGGGCTAGGACAACTGAAAGGCGTGGAGTACTCGATGAAGCTGAAACCCGGCAGCGCGGGAACCGTCGTGCCTGCTAGGAGGGTCCCCATCGCCCTGCAAGACAAAGTTCTGGCAGAACTGCAGCGCATGGAGCAGCAGGGCGTCATTACAAAG GCGGAGGTTCACTACTTGGGACACATCCTCACTACGCAAGGCCTGCGCATCGACCCGGAGCGTGTTCAGGACATTCTGGAAATACCCGAGCCTAAGACCA AGACGGCGTGGCCGGAGCACAAGCATGGTGTCCCAGAGCCGGGAAGGCCATACTGCAGGGAAGAAGTTCACGCACAAGATGGGCTAGTCTTCCGAAGCAACAAGGTAATTATACCGAAATCGAAACGGGCAGAGATCATGCAGCTCCTCCACGCAGCGCATGCTGGAGCAGATAAGATGAAAGCGAGGGCCAGCAGTGTAATGTTTTGGCCAAATATGTCCGCAGATATTAATCAGTTTTGCAAGACCTGCAAGGTATGCCAAATGCACCAGCCACGAAACCAGAAAATGCCCCTTTTGAGCCATGATGTTCCGACCCTGCCATGGGAGTCCGTAGGCGTGGATCTGTTTCACTATGGCGGTCGGGAGTTCGCCGTCATGGTTGACTTCTATTCCTTTTTCTTCGAAGTCCGAGAACTTCGCCACACCACGTCTAATGCGCTCAAGACTTGGTGTGCACAAGTTTTTTTGGTGCATGGGCTGCCACAGAAGCTGTATAGTGACAATGGGCCCCCCTTCAGTAGCTCAGATTTTTTGAGAAAACTAGACGTTGTGCATGTCACGTCAAGTCCATATCACCCGCGTTCTAATGGCATGGCGGAAAGAGCTGTTCAGGAGGCCaaaaagctgctcaaaaagtgCTCTTTTCGCACACCAGATTTTGAAATTGCTCTGCTTGAGTGGCGTAATACCCCCAGGGACCCAGTTCTGAAGTCTCCTGTGCAGAGGCTCATGGGGCGGCAGACCCGGACCCTCCTGCCGGTACCAACAATTCACCTGGAGCCAGAGGCCATACCCAGCAAGGAGGTCCACGACCGTCTCCAGACGATCCGGCGCCGGCAAAAGATCCACTACGACCGCAGCGCCAGGAACCTTTCCCCGCTGACTCCGGGACAACGTGTAACGACGTACGACACTCTCCAGAGAACCTGGGCTCCAGCTATTGTTCTAAGGCCAGCCGCAACGCCAAGATCTACGATTGTGAAGACCGAAGACGGCCATGAAATCCGTCGCACAAGAGAACACCTGCGGGAGGCAGCACCTCAACCGGAGCCAGAATCAACCTCGCAGGGGCCTTCAGAAGACGACCTCCAGTCTGGACAACAGCAGTTACGCAGGAGCACAAGATTGCGTCGGGAACCCTGTCGATACCCGTTGCCAGATGAAACTTCTAGACCTTATCATCATTAA
- the LOC126546920 gene encoding uncharacterized protein isoform X3: MSTTPPPPTTLPVPSTLLPAPKPLDTSDDAWLGWRTWKSEFELFATATQLTKQPTDVQAATFLVSIGEEGRKAFSTFKFDADEDRNDVKVLIKKFEDYYKPANNLTLHEFRFGSRDQKEGEPFNDWLIELKILAKNCEFGLLEDRMLRSRIVLGVQDKRLQQKLLAENPSYQKTVEICRIEEQGKQHFQEISAATGGAQTTIVNSVAREKKLCSRCGYQMHLGGNCPARGKNCTKCGAQNHFAQVCKSVGATHNASRPGKELREVRAETDDFFLEGLAINSLEVDKWTATVYIEGQPVTCKLDTGANCCVISKNELERLPAKPKEACKVTLTAFFGHRTTAQAKVKLLLYANNKKCEEQFFVVEHDLPVTLSGAVAERLGFIYRIQKVSSEELYRPAQPFADVFSGLGQLKGVEYSMKLKPGSAGTVVPARRVPIALQDKVLAELQRMEQQGVITKAEVHYLGHILTTQGLRIDPERVQDILEIPEPKTSKQLQIFLGTMNYVQRFIPNMSVLTEPLRELLRKDNAWVWTEKQQASFEALCQALITAPILSYFDPKKAVTLSVDASQSGVGAVLMQDGHPVAFSSRSLTEAQQRYAQIEKETLAIVHGCTKFHDYIFGQADVIVETDHRPLIPIFTKPLHQCPLRLQRMRLRLQRYAITLQYKPDKELFLADALPRFPNKMALQEEAEQFQVNVLDYVSASEHRLKTLRDATNEDPALIIIREYAETAWPEHKHGVPEPGRPYCREEVHAQDGLVFRSNKGPSSEVSCAEAHGAADPDPPAGTNNSPGARGHTQQGGPRPSPDDPAPAKDPLRPQRQEPFPADSGTTCNDVRHSPENLGSSYCSKASRNAKIYDCEDRRRP, encoded by the exons ATGTCGACGACACCACCCCCGCCTACGACGCTGCCAGTTCCATCGACTCTACTACCGGCGCCGAAACCCCTGGATACGTCAGACGACGCCTGGCTTGGTTGGAGAACATGGAAGAGTGAGTTCGAACTGTTTGCCACTGCTACTCAATTGACTAAGCAGCCAACCGATGTGCAGGCAGCAACATTTCTCGTGAGCATAGGCGAAGAAGGCAGGAAAGCATTCAGCACTTTCAAGTTTGACGCGGACGAGGACAGAAATGACGTCAAAGTTTTGATCAAGAAATTCGAGGACTACTACAAGCCAGCAAACAACTTAACCCTCCACGAATTCCGCTTTGGTTCAAGGGACCAGAAAGAAGGCGAACCATTTAATGACTGGTTGATCGAACTGAAAATTTTAGCCAAGAACTGTGAATTCGGACTTCTAGAAGACCGTATGCTACGCAGCCGTATCGTTCTAGGCGTCCAAGACAAGCGTTTGCAGCAGAAACTATTAGCGGAAAACCCTTCTTACCAAAAAACGGTAGAAATTTGCCGCATTGAAGAGCAAGGGAAGCAGCACTTCCAAGAGATAAGCGCAGCAACAGGCGGAGCGCAAACTACGATAGTGAACTCGGTTGCGAGGGAAAAGAAGCTGTGCAGTAGGTGTGGCTACCAGATGCATCTTGGTGGAAATTGTCCAGCGAGAGGAAAGAATTGCACGAAGTGCGGTGCACAGAACCATTTTGCCCAGGTTTGCAAATCAGTCGGCGCCACGCATAACGCCAGCCGTCCAGGAAAAGAGCTACGGGAGGTACGGGCCGAGACAGACGATTTTTTTCTTGAGGGGCTAGCGATAAACTCGCTTGAAGTTGATAAATGGACAGCAACAGTTTACATCGAAGGCCAACCTGTCACGTGCAAACTGGACACAGGAGCGAACTGTTGCGTTATCTCCAAAAACGAGCTGGAAAGGTTACCTGCTAAGCCAAAGGAAGCCTGCAAGGTGACTCTAACAGCGTTCTTTGGTCACAGGACTACGGCACAAGCAAAAGTCAAGCTTCTGCTTTACGCTAACAACAAAAAATGCGAAGAACAATTTTTCGTCGTCGAGCACGATCTTCCAGTCACGCTCAGCGGGGCAGTCGCAGAACGCCTGGGGTTTATATACCGCATACAGAAAGTCTCCAGTGAAGAACTATATCGCCCAGCCCAACCTTTCGCAGATGTTTTCAGCGGGCTAGGACAACTGAAAGGCGTGGAGTACTCGATGAAGCTGAAACCCGGCAGCGCGGGAACCGTCGTGCCTGCTAGGAGGGTCCCCATCGCCCTGCAAGACAAAGTTCTGGCAGAACTGCAGCGCATGGAGCAGCAGGGCGTCATTACAAAG GCGGAGGTTCACTACTTGGGACACATCCTCACTACGCAAGGCCTGCGCATCGACCCGGAGCGTGTTCAGGACATTCTGGAAATACCCGAGCCTAAGACCAGTAAGCAACTGCAAATTTTTCTCGGCACAATGAACTATGTACAGCGTTTCATTCCCAACATGTCTGTCTTGACGGAACCGCTAAGAGAACTACTGAGAAAAGATAACGCATGGGTCTGGACAGAAAAACAACAGGCCAGTTTTGAAGCACTGTGCCAGGCACTGATAACAGCGCCGATTCTTTCCTACTTCGACCCGAAGAAGGCAGTCACGCTTTCTGTCGATGCTAGCCAGTCGGGCGTAGGGGCTGTTTTGATGCAAGACGGCCATCCCGTAGCCTTCTCGTCCAGATCTCTAACAGAGGCACAACAGCGTTATGCGCagattgaaaaagaaacgcttgCGATAGTACATGGGTGCACGAAGTTCCATGATTATATTTTCGGCCAAGCAGACGTGATCGTCGAAACGGATCACCGGCCTTTGATACCGATCTTCACCAAGCCCCTGCATCAGTGCCCGCTTCGTTTGCAGCGAATGCGCCTCCGCTTGCAGCGTTACGCAATAACTTTGCAATACAAACCGGATAAAGAGCTATTCCTAGCGGACGCGTTACCGCGGTTTCCTAATAAGATGGCACTGCAAGAAGAAGCCGAGCAGTTTCAAGTGAATGTGCTTGACTATGTTTCAGCGTCGGAACACCGCTTGAAAACCTTGCGGGATGCGACAAACGAGGATCCGGCACTGATCATCATCCGTGAATACGCAGAGACGGCGTGGCCGGAGCACAAGCATGGTGTCCCAGAGCCGGGAAGGCCATACTGCAGGGAAGAAGTTCACGCACAAGATGGGCTAGTCTTCCGAAGCAACAAG GGACCCAGTTCTGAAGTCTCCTGTGCAGAGGCTCATGGGGCGGCAGACCCGGACCCTCCTGCCGGTACCAACAATTCACCTGGAGCCAGAGGCCATACCCAGCAAGGAGGTCCACGACCGTCTCCAGACGATCCGGCGCCGGCAAAAGATCCACTACGACCGCAGCGCCAGGAACCTTTCCCCGCTGACTCCGGGACAACGTGTAACGACGTACGACACTCTCCAGAGAACCTGGGCTCCAGCTATTGTTCTAAGGCCAGCCGCAACGCCAAGATCTACGATTGTGAAGACCGAAGACGGCCATGA